The window CGGTGTCGGGCGCACTGGCTATGATCGGGCGGGTGCAGACCGCGCCACCGCCACCCCGCGTCGCCGTCCTCGGCCCGGTGCTCGTGGAGGACCGGCGCGGCACGTTGACGGAACCCTCCGGCGCACTCGGCAAGAGCCTGATCGTCGCGCTGGTGCTCGCCCGGGGTGCGGCGAGCGTCCCGTCGCTGGTCGAGGACCTCTGGGACGACCGCCCGCCCCGCCAGGAGCGCGCCGCCCTGCAGACGCTCGTGTCGCGGGTGCGCACGACGAGCGCCGACGGCCTGCTCGAGTCCACCCCCGGCGGCTACGCACTGGCCGTCGCCCCGGAGCAGACCGACCTCGGACGCGCCCGCGCCGCGGCCGACCGGGCGACGGCGGCACTCCGTGCCGGGGATGCGGCCGCGGCGGTCGCCGAGTCCACCGCTGCCCTCTCGCTGTGGCGCGGCCAGCCGGGGGCCGAACTCGGCGCGACCGCCCTCGCGGACGAACTGCAGCGGACCGCCGCCGAGCTGCGCGACGACCTGCTGCTGATCCGGGCCCGCGCCCGCCGGGCGACCGGCGACCACTCCGGTGCGCTCGCCGATCTGCATCCGCTGCTCGAGGCGCGGCCGCTCGACGAGACGCTGCGCCTCGAACAGCTGCGCACGCTCGCCGCCGCCGGCCGGCGCAGCGAGGCCCTGCTCGCCTTCGCCGAGCTGAAGGAGGCGCTGCTCGACCGGCTCGGGACGCGTCCCGGCCCCGAGCTGGTCGCGCTCAACGCAGAGCTGCTCGCCGCCGACGAGGACGAGCGGCCGTCCGCTCCCCGCCGGGTGCGCATCGGGCTGCGGAGCGCCCCGAACGCGCTGGTCGGACGCGAGTACGACCTGGAGGCGGTCGAGGATCTCGTCGCGACCTCGCGTCTGACGACCATCCTCGGGCCCGGCGGCCTCGGCAAGACCCGGCTCGCGCAGGAGGTCGGCAACCGCGCCGTCCACACGCCGGCGGTGATCGTCGTCGAGCTGGCCAGCGTGCGGTCGGGCGAGGATGTGGAGCTCGCGTTCGCCTCCACCCTCGGCATCCGGGAGGCACGGGCCGTGCGTCCGACCGACCCGGGCTCGCAGCTCGACCTGCGCTCCCGCATCCTGGGCCTGCTGTCGGAGCGCGAGACCCTGCTCATCGTCGACAACTGCGAGCACATCGTGGACGCGGTGGCCGCGTACGTGCAGGACATCCTCGACTCGACGAGCACCGTGCGAGTGCTGGCGACGAGCCGGGCGCCGCTGGCGATCGGCGCGGAGCGCGTGTACCCGCTGGACTCGCTGAAGAGCACGGACGGGGTCGGCGGGAAGCCTGCGGCGGGTGCGGACGGCACCGGCGGGAAGCGCGCGGCGGGCGCGGACGGCGCCGGCGGGAAGCGCGCGGCCGGCCCGAACTCGGCGGGTGCGGACGCTGCTCGCGGATCGTCCGCGACGGCCGCCGACGGCTACGGACCGGCGGTCGCCCTCTTCGTGGAACGCGCCCGCGCCGCGCGACCTGCGGCCGTCCTCCCGCTCGACGTGGTCGCGCGCCTCTGCGACCGGCTCGACGGCCTCCCCCTCGCCATCGAGCTCGCCGCCGCGCGCACCCGCTCCCTCTCCGTGGACGAGATCGAGCGCCGCCTCGGCAACCGCTTCGCCCTGCTCACCGGCGGCGAGCGCACCGCGCCCGAGCGGCACCGCACGCTGTTCGCCGTGATCGAGTGGAGCTGGAACCTCCTCGGCACGTCCGAGCAGGCCCTGCTGCGGCGGCTCTCGCGCTTCCCCGACGGTTTCAGCGCCGAGGCGGCGGAGGCCGTGGCCGGCAGCCGCGCATCCACCGTGCTCGACGACCTGGACGCGCTCGTCGCGCAGTCCCTCGTGACCGTCACCGAGGACGGCAGCACCGGGCTGCTGCGGTACCGGATGCTCGAGACGGTCCGCGAGTTCGGCGACAACGCGCTCGTCGCCGCGGGCGAGGAGGACGAGGTCCGCGACGGGATGGACG is drawn from Leifsonia shinshuensis and contains these coding sequences:
- a CDS encoding BTAD domain-containing putative transcriptional regulator, whose product is MQTAPPPPRVAVLGPVLVEDRRGTLTEPSGALGKSLIVALVLARGAASVPSLVEDLWDDRPPRQERAALQTLVSRVRTTSADGLLESTPGGYALAVAPEQTDLGRARAAADRATAALRAGDAAAAVAESTAALSLWRGQPGAELGATALADELQRTAAELRDDLLLIRARARRATGDHSGALADLHPLLEARPLDETLRLEQLRTLAAAGRRSEALLAFAELKEALLDRLGTRPGPELVALNAELLAADEDERPSAPRRVRIGLRSAPNALVGREYDLEAVEDLVATSRLTTILGPGGLGKTRLAQEVGNRAVHTPAVIVVELASVRSGEDVELAFASTLGIREARAVRPTDPGSQLDLRSRILGLLSERETLLIVDNCEHIVDAVAAYVQDILDSTSTVRVLATSRAPLAIGAERVYPLDSLKSTDGVGGKPAAGADGTGGKRAAGADGAGGKRAAGPNSAGADAARGSSATAADGYGPAVALFVERARAARPAAVLPLDVVARLCDRLDGLPLAIELAAARTRSLSVDEIERRLGNRFALLTGGERTAPERHRTLFAVIEWSWNLLGTSEQALLRRLSRFPDGFSAEAAEAVAGSRASTVLDDLDALVAQSLVTVTEDGSTGLLRYRMLETVREFGDNALVAAGEEDEVRDGMDAWAVAFCRDALSVMHGRQQVATFQRVTAEQDNLVTVLRSALEGGRRETVAAVFATLSYYWSLRSAHSEVIGFGGAVMDALARWEPEGEFREAAAACYTVLGGTFLFIDVRTSARAISGLRHLRRTKPFADSRLDAMAALVLNAGKVKEGLELLETYAVSPDPERATIGNLLLAQLRENSGELDAALASATRAWERANEAGDAWSLASAAQSIAQCHSQLAHPAEALEWGQRAYDQLAQLQADGDLRQLDWLIAMNAISSGDTARGRLLLERYLAAEPDRAGFDYADYYAIGYAGMAEIALAEDDPAEAVRLYDEALGAFGDAPTAAERTLNPWTIMLAAAALVARLHVIGTDPDVVDRDETDAAAVALRRRILVSARLNPPALDRPVIGSGMSGFSVWMLDARTAERHAASTSWVDDGLTLFALAGRANARQDVASLHRDALADRIDATWGRDRLAAATAAVETLSPADAVARGLRLLSDLRP